In the Streptomyces sp. cg36 genome, one interval contains:
- a CDS encoding YbjN domain-containing protein, producing MSIDPSSIPNFGAQPGPQPTGGPAGPVVPDQDLVKQLLDQMELKYVVDDEGDLAAPWEEFRTYFMFRGEEDQQVFSVRTFYDRPHGIEDKLALLETIDDWNRRTLWPKVYTHTHDDGAVRLIGEAQMLIGTGVSLEHFVSSTVSWVRASIEFDKWLVEQLGLEKDVDGAEGGDEGDAPSE from the coding sequence ATGAGCATCGACCCGTCCTCGATTCCGAATTTCGGGGCTCAGCCCGGCCCGCAGCCCACCGGTGGACCGGCCGGGCCCGTCGTACCCGACCAGGACCTGGTCAAGCAGCTCCTGGACCAGATGGAGCTCAAGTACGTGGTGGACGACGAGGGTGACCTCGCCGCGCCGTGGGAGGAGTTCCGCACGTACTTCATGTTCCGCGGCGAGGAGGACCAGCAGGTCTTCTCCGTGCGGACCTTCTACGACCGTCCCCACGGCATCGAGGACAAGCTCGCGCTGCTGGAGACCATCGACGACTGGAACCGCCGCACCCTGTGGCCCAAGGTCTACACGCACACCCACGACGACGGCGCCGTCCGGCTGATCGGTGAGGCGCAGATGCTCATCGGCACCGGCGTCAGCCTGGAGCACTTCGTGTCGTCGACCGTCAGCTGGGTCCGCGCCTCGATCGAGTTCGACAAGTGGCTCGTGGAGCAGCTCGGCCTGGAGAAGGACGTGGACGGCGCCGAGGGCGGCGACGAGGGCGACGCCCCGTCCGAGTGA
- a CDS encoding DUF2617 family protein, protein MLTTLKTVYTDTRASDLAWALGREPLPALAVLDLELSGAKLQLRLLGASHQVLLEEEQGSCSETVACMPGSSTPLPLGVAKRLGEWEYEFAARVETLSGGSFAGRAQELLALVADHPNGLAGTFPGSPHAFTAMLAQRCEGQVRWRTWHAYPQEGQLVVTRTRVGVRMTAPVPL, encoded by the coding sequence ATGCTCACGACTCTCAAGACCGTCTACACCGACACGCGTGCCAGCGACCTCGCCTGGGCGCTGGGCCGTGAACCCCTGCCCGCCCTGGCCGTCCTCGACCTCGAACTCTCCGGCGCCAAGCTCCAGTTGAGACTCCTCGGCGCCTCCCACCAAGTCCTCCTGGAGGAGGAGCAGGGCTCCTGTTCGGAGACCGTCGCCTGCATGCCCGGCAGCAGCACCCCCCTCCCCCTCGGCGTGGCGAAGCGCCTCGGGGAGTGGGAGTACGAGTTCGCGGCCCGGGTCGAGACGCTGTCCGGCGGTTCGTTCGCCGGGCGCGCCCAGGAGCTCCTCGCGCTCGTCGCGGACCACCCCAACGGCCTTGCAGGGACGTTTCCGGGCTCGCCGCACGCGTTCACCGCGATGCTCGCCCAGCGCTGCGAGGGCCAGGTGCGCTGGCGGACCTGGCACGCGTACCCGCAGGAGGGGCAGCTGGTCGTGACCCGTACGAGGGTCGGCGTCCGGATGACCGCCCCGGTCCCCCTCTGA
- a CDS encoding pyridoxal phosphate-dependent aminotransferase, which yields MAAMTSSARPPLNRRLAEFGTTIFAEMSALAARTGAINLGQGFPDTDGPEEIREAAVRALRDGRGNQYPPGPGVPELRAAIADHQERRYGLVYDPESEVLVTAGATEAIAAALLALVEPGDEVIALEPYYDSYAACVAMAGGTRVPVTLRPDGGRYVLDLDELRAAVTPRTRLILLNTPHNPTGTVLTRQELTAVAELACERDLLVVTDEVYEHLVFDGDHVPIATLPGMRGRTVTIGSAGKTFSFTGWKVGWVTAAPELVTAVRSAKQFLTYVSSGPFQYAVAEALRLPDGYFDALREDLRAKRDLLGAGLAAAGFAVYRPAGTYFVTTDIRPLGPELSHGGDGFAFCRALPERCGVVAIPNAVFYDHRDAGAPFVRFAFCKRESVIEEAVSRLKALAG from the coding sequence ATGGCCGCCATGACCTCCAGCGCGCGCCCTCCGCTCAACCGCCGCCTCGCCGAGTTCGGGACCACGATCTTCGCCGAGATGTCCGCCCTCGCCGCCCGCACCGGGGCCATCAACCTGGGCCAGGGCTTCCCCGACACCGACGGCCCCGAGGAGATCCGGGAGGCCGCCGTGCGGGCCCTGCGGGACGGGCGCGGCAACCAGTACCCGCCGGGCCCGGGCGTACCCGAGCTGCGCGCCGCGATCGCCGACCACCAGGAGCGGCGCTACGGGCTCGTGTACGACCCGGAGAGCGAGGTGCTGGTGACGGCGGGCGCCACCGAGGCGATCGCGGCGGCGCTGCTCGCGCTGGTGGAGCCGGGCGACGAGGTGATCGCCCTGGAGCCGTACTACGACTCGTACGCCGCCTGTGTCGCGATGGCGGGCGGCACCCGGGTCCCGGTCACCCTGCGCCCCGACGGCGGACGCTACGTCCTGGACCTCGACGAGCTGCGGGCCGCCGTCACCCCGCGCACCCGCCTCATCCTGCTCAACACCCCGCACAACCCGACCGGGACCGTGCTGACCCGCCAGGAGCTGACCGCCGTCGCCGAGCTGGCGTGCGAGCGGGACCTGCTGGTGGTGACGGACGAGGTGTACGAGCACCTGGTCTTCGACGGCGACCACGTGCCGATCGCGACGCTGCCGGGGATGCGCGGGCGCACGGTCACCATCGGCTCGGCGGGCAAGACGTTCTCGTTCACCGGCTGGAAGGTCGGCTGGGTGACGGCGGCGCCCGAGCTGGTCACGGCCGTGCGGTCGGCCAAGCAGTTCCTGACGTACGTGTCGTCCGGGCCCTTCCAGTACGCCGTCGCCGAGGCGCTGCGGCTGCCCGACGGCTACTTCGACGCGCTCCGCGAGGACCTGCGGGCCAAGCGGGACCTGCTGGGCGCGGGCCTGGCGGCGGCCGGGTTCGCGGTCTACCGGCCGGCCGGCACCTACTTCGTCACCACCGACATCCGCCCGCTGGGCCCGGAGCTCTCGCACGGCGGCGACGGCTTCGCCTTCTGCCGGGCGCTGCCGGAGCGGTGCGGGGTGGTGGCGATCCCCAACGCCGTCTTCTACGACCACCGGGACGCGGGCGCGCCTTTCGTCCGATTTGCCTTCTGCAAGAGGGAGAGTGTGATCGAAGAGGCCGTCTCCCGGCTCAAGGCGCTCGCGGGCTGA
- the pyrE gene encoding orotate phosphoribosyltransferase, translated as MTDVRAELLQQIKDKAVVHGKVTLSSGLEADYYIDLRRITLDGEAAPLVGQVMLDLTADLDFDCVGGLTLGADPVATSMLHASAARGQRLDAFVVRKAQKAHGMQRRIEGTDVKGRRCLVVEDTSTTGGSPLTAVEAVREAGGEVVAVATIVDRGAADAIAGAGLSYLTGYQLGDLGLA; from the coding sequence ATGACTGACGTACGCGCTGAGCTGCTCCAGCAGATCAAGGACAAGGCCGTGGTGCACGGCAAGGTGACCCTCTCCTCGGGTCTGGAAGCCGACTACTACATCGACCTGCGCCGGATCACCCTGGACGGCGAGGCCGCGCCGCTGGTCGGTCAGGTCATGCTCGACCTCACCGCCGACCTGGACTTCGACTGCGTGGGCGGTCTGACGCTGGGCGCCGACCCGGTGGCGACGTCGATGCTGCACGCCTCGGCCGCGCGCGGGCAGCGCCTGGACGCCTTCGTGGTGCGCAAGGCGCAGAAGGCGCACGGCATGCAGCGCCGCATCGAGGGCACCGACGTCAAGGGCCGTCGCTGCCTGGTGGTCGAGGACACCTCCACCACCGGCGGCTCGCCGCTGACGGCCGTCGAGGCCGTGCGCGAGGCGGGCGGCGAGGTCGTCGCCGTGGCGACGATCGTCGACCGGGGCGCGGCGGACGCGATCGCCGGTGCGGGCCTGTCCTACCTGACCGGCTACCAGCTGGGCGACCTGGGCCTGGCCTAG
- the clpB gene encoding ATP-dependent chaperone ClpB: MDAELTNKSRDAINAASNRAVSDGHPDLTPAHLLLALLTGEENENIVDLLAAVDADQAAVRAGAQRLLAALPSVTGSTVAPPQPNRELLAVIADAAQRAKELGDDYLSTEHLLIGLAAKGGQAGELLAEQGATAKKLLGAFETVRGGRRVTTPDPEGQYKALEKFGTDFTAAAREGKLDPVIGRDQEIRRVVQVLSRRTKNNPVLIGEPGVGKTAVVEGLAQRIVKGDVPESLKNKRLVSLDLGAMVAGAKYRGEFEERLKTVLAEIKSSDGQIVTFIDELHTVVGAGAGGDSAMDAGNMLKPMLARGELRMVGATTLDEYRERIEKDPALERRFQQVLVAEPTVEDTIAILRGLKGRYEAHHKVQIADSALVAAATLSDRYITSRFLPDKAIDLVDEAASRLRMEIDSSPLEIDELQRSVDRLRMEELALSKETDAASKERLEKIRRDLADKEEELRGLTARWEKEKEGLNRVGELKERLDDLRGQAERAQRDGDFDTASKLLYGEIPTLERELEEASEAEQEAAKDTMVKDEVGPDDIADVVGSWTGIPAGRLLEGETQKLLRMEDELGRRLIGQGEAVRAVADAVRRTRAGIADPDRPTGSFLFLGPTGVGKTELAKALADFLFDDERAMVRIDMSEYGEKHSVARLVGAPPGYVGYEEGGQLTEAVRRRPYSVVLLDEVEKAHPEVFDVLLQVLDDGRLTDGQGRTVDFRNTILILTSNLGSQYLVEPTTSEEEKKQQVLEVVRASFKPEFLNRLDDLVVFSALSGEELARIAELQIARLAKRLADRRLALDVTPEALAWLADKGNDPAYGARPLRRLIQTAIGDRLAKEILAGGIKDGDTVRVDRFGDDLIVGAATGKSL, translated from the coding sequence GTGGACGCCGAGCTGACCAACAAGAGCCGGGACGCGATCAACGCGGCGAGCAACCGCGCCGTGTCCGACGGGCACCCCGACCTGACGCCCGCGCACCTGCTGCTCGCGCTGCTCACGGGCGAGGAGAACGAGAACATCGTCGACCTGCTCGCCGCCGTCGACGCCGACCAGGCCGCCGTGCGGGCGGGCGCCCAGCGGCTGCTCGCCGCGCTGCCCAGCGTGACCGGCTCCACGGTCGCCCCGCCGCAGCCCAACCGCGAACTGCTCGCCGTCATCGCCGACGCCGCGCAGCGCGCCAAGGAGCTCGGCGACGACTACCTCTCCACCGAACACCTGCTCATCGGCCTCGCCGCCAAGGGCGGCCAGGCCGGCGAACTGCTCGCGGAGCAGGGCGCGACGGCGAAGAAGCTCCTTGGGGCATTCGAGACAGTACGAGGAGGACGGCGGGTGACCACCCCCGACCCGGAGGGCCAGTACAAGGCCCTGGAGAAGTTCGGCACGGACTTCACGGCCGCGGCCCGCGAGGGCAAGCTCGACCCGGTCATCGGCCGGGACCAGGAGATCCGCCGGGTGGTGCAGGTGCTCTCCCGGCGCACCAAGAACAACCCGGTGCTCATCGGCGAGCCCGGCGTCGGCAAGACGGCCGTCGTGGAGGGCCTGGCCCAGCGGATCGTGAAGGGCGACGTCCCCGAGTCGCTCAAGAACAAGCGGCTGGTCTCCCTCGACCTGGGGGCGATGGTCGCCGGGGCGAAGTACCGGGGCGAGTTCGAGGAGCGGCTGAAGACCGTCCTCGCGGAGATCAAGTCGAGCGACGGCCAGATCGTCACCTTCATCGACGAGCTGCACACCGTCGTCGGCGCGGGCGCCGGCGGGGACTCCGCGATGGACGCGGGCAACATGCTCAAGCCGATGCTGGCCCGCGGCGAGCTGCGGATGGTGGGCGCCACCACCCTCGACGAGTACCGCGAGCGCATCGAGAAGGACCCGGCCCTGGAGCGCCGCTTCCAGCAGGTGCTGGTCGCCGAGCCCACGGTCGAGGACACCATCGCGATCCTGCGCGGCCTCAAGGGCCGCTACGAGGCGCACCACAAGGTGCAGATCGCGGACAGCGCGCTGGTCGCCGCCGCCACCCTCTCCGACCGGTACATCACCTCCCGCTTCCTGCCCGACAAGGCGATCGACCTGGTCGACGAGGCCGCCTCCCGGCTGCGGATGGAGATCGACTCCTCGCCGCTGGAGATCGACGAGCTCCAGCGGTCGGTGGACCGGCTGCGCATGGAGGAGCTCGCCCTGTCCAAGGAGACGGACGCGGCGAGCAAGGAGCGGCTGGAGAAGATCCGCCGCGACCTCGCCGACAAGGAGGAGGAGCTGCGCGGTCTGACCGCCCGCTGGGAGAAGGAGAAGGAGGGCCTGAACCGGGTCGGTGAGCTCAAGGAGCGCCTCGACGACCTGCGCGGCCAGGCCGAGCGCGCCCAGCGCGACGGCGACTTCGACACCGCCTCCAAGCTGCTCTACGGCGAGATCCCGACGCTGGAGCGGGAGCTGGAGGAGGCGTCCGAGGCCGAGCAGGAGGCCGCCAAGGACACCATGGTCAAGGACGAGGTCGGCCCGGACGACATCGCGGACGTGGTCGGCTCCTGGACCGGCATCCCGGCCGGGCGCCTGCTGGAGGGCGAGACGCAGAAGCTGCTGCGCATGGAGGACGAGCTGGGCCGCCGTCTGATCGGCCAGGGCGAGGCGGTCCGGGCGGTGGCGGACGCGGTGCGCCGCACCCGCGCGGGCATCGCCGACCCCGACCGCCCCACCGGCTCGTTCCTCTTCCTGGGCCCGACGGGCGTGGGCAAGACCGAGCTGGCCAAGGCGCTCGCCGACTTCCTCTTCGACGACGAGCGGGCCATGGTCCGCATCGACATGTCGGAGTACGGCGAGAAGCACAGCGTGGCCCGGCTGGTCGGCGCCCCGCCCGGGTACGTGGGGTACGAGGAGGGCGGCCAGCTCACCGAGGCGGTCCGCCGCCGCCCGTACAGCGTGGTGCTGCTCGACGAGGTGGAGAAGGCGCACCCGGAGGTCTTCGACGTCCTGCTCCAGGTCCTCGACGACGGCCGCCTCACCGACGGCCAGGGCCGCACGGTCGACTTCCGCAACACCATCCTGATCCTCACCTCCAACCTGGGCAGCCAGTACCTGGTGGAGCCGACGACCTCGGAGGAGGAGAAGAAGCAGCAGGTCCTGGAGGTCGTACGGGCGTCCTTCAAGCCCGAGTTCCTCAACCGCCTGGACGACCTGGTGGTCTTCTCGGCGCTGAGCGGCGAGGAGCTGGCCCGCATCGCGGAGCTCCAGATCGCCCGCCTGGCCAAGCGCCTGGCCGACCGCCGTCTCGCCCTGGACGTCACCCCCGAGGCCCTGGCCTGGCTGGCGGACAAGGGCAACGACCCGGCGTACGGCGCCCGCCCGCTGCGCCGGCTGATCCAGACCGCCATCGGCGACCGCCTCGCCAAGGAGATCCTGGCGGGCGGGATCAAGGACGGCGACACGGTCCGGGTCGACCGCTTCGGCGACGACCTGATCGTGGGGGCGGCGACCGGGAAGAGCCTCTAG
- a CDS encoding SRPBCC domain-containing protein → MEHEVFVPVETEPLRAALRDPARVARCVPGLQQDAGEPPVAGRLRLRLEGHTITYRGTLRITELDADTFGVEAEGTEARGTGAAKLSLTLALAPRAEGTLLTFTATATADGRVAEARPEAAEASATRLLDRFASALAADAGAAQENPDPAGSEGRAAGAAEADAGADEAAAAGVDEAAAAPAGSADEARPADASDSAASAGASAAGEGPGRGDGAGEVPAAEDASGPGGDAAEFDDALGRSVFDAVVPPPSLDPLADDEFELLDSDYAPVEAAHARRTMIGRSAEEVDHAPPRGRYAPVPAPAGSGAGATLRWVAPAAALALASAVVVGRALRRRR, encoded by the coding sequence ATGGAGCATGAGGTGTTCGTTCCGGTCGAGACCGAACCGCTGCGCGCGGCCCTGCGGGACCCGGCGCGGGTCGCCCGCTGCGTCCCGGGCCTGCAGCAGGACGCGGGCGAGCCACCGGTGGCCGGCCGTCTCAGGCTGCGCCTGGAGGGGCACACGATCACCTACCGGGGCACACTGCGGATCACCGAGCTCGACGCGGACACCTTCGGCGTGGAGGCCGAGGGCACGGAGGCGCGCGGCACGGGCGCGGCCAAGCTCTCCCTCACGCTCGCACTGGCGCCCCGGGCGGAGGGCACCCTGCTGACCTTCACGGCGACGGCCACGGCCGACGGCCGCGTCGCCGAGGCCCGCCCCGAGGCGGCCGAGGCATCGGCCACCCGCCTGCTGGACCGTTTCGCCTCGGCGCTGGCCGCCGACGCGGGAGCGGCGCAGGAGAACCCGGACCCGGCCGGGTCCGAGGGCCGGGCGGCCGGTGCCGCGGAGGCGGACGCGGGGGCTGACGAGGCGGCGGCTGCGGGGGTCGACGAGGCGGCTGCCGCACCCGCCGGGTCCGCCGACGAGGCCCGGCCCGCCGACGCCTCCGACTCCGCGGCCTCCGCTGGTGCCTCCGCCGCCGGGGAAGGGCCCGGCCGCGGCGACGGCGCCGGGGAGGTGCCCGCCGCCGAGGACGCGTCCGGCCCCGGCGGCGATGCCGCCGAGTTCGACGACGCCCTCGGGCGGTCCGTGTTCGACGCCGTGGTGCCGCCGCCGTCGCTCGACCCGCTCGCCGACGACGAGTTCGAGCTGCTCGACTCCGACTACGCGCCCGTGGAGGCCGCGCACGCCCGGCGGACGATGATCGGCCGCAGCGCCGAGGAGGTCGACCACGCGCCGCCGCGCGGGCGGTACGCACCGGTGCCCGCCCCGGCCGGCTCGGGCGCGGGGGCCACCCTGCGCTGGGTCGCCCCCGCCGCCGCCCTGGCACTGGCCTCGGCGGTGGTGGTGGGCCGCGCACTGCGCCGCCGCCGTTAG
- a CDS encoding aldose 1-epimerase → MSSDKSVRLAAGDVELTVRPDNGCRIESLRIGGTELLRQGDRYGCFPMVPWCGRIEHGEFRNGGTKYTMPLNSPPHAIHGTGRDSVWKRVRLAETEDGRAEAHFTYDLVEPWPYTGRVTQTFELSPDALTLTMGVETYGDSFPAQVGWHPWFRRAIGGEEDVRIGFEPAWQEERGEDHLPTGRRIAPAPGPWDDCFGMPDGVDVTLTWPERLELKVTSRSEWVVVYDEQEEAVCVEPQSGPPNGLNTLPRLVTPVDPLELATTWSWRRL, encoded by the coding sequence GTGAGTAGTGACAAGAGTGTCCGGCTGGCTGCCGGTGACGTCGAGTTGACGGTGCGTCCGGACAACGGATGCCGGATCGAGAGCCTGCGCATCGGCGGTACGGAGCTGCTGCGCCAGGGCGACCGGTACGGCTGCTTCCCGATGGTCCCCTGGTGCGGCCGGATCGAGCACGGCGAGTTCCGCAACGGCGGCACCAAGTACACGATGCCGCTCAACTCCCCGCCGCACGCCATCCACGGCACCGGCCGGGACTCGGTGTGGAAGCGCGTCCGGCTCGCCGAGACGGAGGACGGCCGCGCCGAGGCCCACTTCACGTACGACCTGGTGGAGCCGTGGCCCTACACCGGCCGGGTCACCCAGACCTTCGAGCTGTCGCCGGACGCGCTGACGCTGACCATGGGTGTCGAGACGTACGGCGACTCGTTCCCGGCGCAGGTCGGCTGGCACCCCTGGTTCCGGCGCGCCATCGGGGGCGAGGAGGACGTGCGGATCGGGTTCGAGCCCGCCTGGCAGGAGGAGCGCGGGGAGGACCATCTGCCGACCGGCCGCCGCATCGCCCCGGCCCCCGGCCCCTGGGACGACTGCTTCGGGATGCCGGACGGCGTCGACGTCACCCTGACCTGGCCGGAGCGGCTGGAGCTCAAGGTGACCAGCCGCAGCGAGTGGGTGGTCGTCTACGACGAGCAGGAGGAGGCGGTGTGCGTGGAGCCGCAGTCCGGCCCGCCCAACGGCCTCAACACGCTCCCCCGGCTGGTGACGCCGGTGGACCCGCTGGAGCTGGCGACGACCTGGAGCTGGCGCCGCCTTTAA
- a CDS encoding polyamine aminopropyltransferase, which produces MIEPSVSVLPCGIPPPAPRRSTARFIVLGTVFVCAACGLVYELELVALASYLIGDSVTQASVVLSVMVFAMGIGSLLAKRLRLHAAVGFGLIEAALALVGGCSAIVLYGTFAWFGGARYALVAFSLAIGVLIGAEVPLLMTLIQRVSRQDPGGTVADLFAADYVGALVGGLAFPFLLLPLLGQLTGALLTGAVNAVAGGALVLWLFRRDLTPRARWWLFAANVLVLSVLAVTTALVGAFEQAARRAVYGGQVRVAVQTGVQEIVLTGSRTGHGPGGPLDLFLDGRLRVSGRDERRYHSALVGPVMDAGPHGRVLVLGGGDGLAAREVLRRPGVRQVTLVELDPAVVDLARHDPALSALNGHAFDDARVTPVIADAFGWLRGPGRAAGPYDVVISDLPDPGITPSTKLYSEEFFGLAARVLAPGGRIVVHAGPVATRPHTYWTVESTVRAAGLRTVPYRATGRLTGFTAGPDRASEATKAPHDWGFVLASASGVPAAVLPPELDPLARQRPRAPLPPSTLVHPRYTG; this is translated from the coding sequence ATGATCGAACCGTCTGTGTCCGTCCTGCCCTGTGGCATCCCGCCTCCGGCACCCCGGCGCAGCACCGCGCGGTTCATCGTGCTCGGCACCGTCTTCGTCTGCGCGGCCTGCGGCCTGGTCTACGAACTCGAACTGGTCGCCCTCGCCTCGTACTTGATCGGCGACTCCGTCACCCAGGCGTCCGTCGTCCTGTCCGTGATGGTCTTCGCGATGGGCATCGGCTCGCTCCTCGCCAAACGGCTGCGGCTGCACGCCGCCGTCGGCTTCGGCCTGATCGAGGCGGCGCTGGCGCTGGTCGGCGGCTGCTCGGCGATCGTCCTGTACGGGACGTTCGCGTGGTTCGGCGGCGCGCGGTACGCGCTGGTGGCGTTCTCGCTGGCCATCGGCGTGCTCATCGGCGCCGAGGTCCCGCTGCTGATGACCCTGATCCAGCGCGTCTCCCGGCAGGACCCGGGCGGCACGGTCGCCGACCTGTTCGCCGCCGACTACGTGGGGGCGCTCGTCGGCGGGCTCGCCTTCCCGTTCCTGCTGCTGCCGCTGCTCGGCCAGCTCACGGGCGCGCTGCTGACCGGCGCGGTCAACGCGGTGGCGGGCGGCGCGCTGGTGCTCTGGCTGTTCCGGCGCGATCTGACGCCCCGCGCGCGCTGGTGGCTGTTCGCCGCCAACGTCCTGGTCCTGTCGGTGCTCGCCGTCACCACCGCGCTGGTCGGCGCCTTCGAGCAGGCGGCGCGCCGCGCGGTGTACGGGGGACAGGTGCGGGTCGCCGTGCAGACCGGGGTGCAGGAGATCGTCCTCACCGGCAGCCGCACCGGGCACGGCCCCGGCGGCCCCCTCGACCTCTTCCTCGACGGGCGGCTGCGGGTCAGCGGGCGCGACGAGCGGCGCTACCACTCGGCGCTGGTCGGCCCGGTGATGGACGCCGGGCCGCACGGCCGGGTCCTGGTGCTGGGCGGCGGGGACGGCCTGGCCGCGCGCGAGGTGCTGCGCCGCCCGGGGGTGCGGCAGGTGACCCTGGTCGAGCTCGACCCGGCGGTGGTCGACCTGGCGCGCCACGACCCGGCCCTGTCGGCGCTCAACGGCCATGCCTTCGACGACGCGCGCGTGACGCCCGTGATCGCGGACGCCTTCGGCTGGCTGCGCGGCCCCGGCCGGGCGGCGGGCCCGTACGACGTGGTCATCTCCGACCTCCCCGACCCCGGCATCACCCCGAGCACCAAGCTGTACTCGGAGGAGTTCTTCGGCCTCGCCGCCCGGGTGCTGGCGCCCGGCGGCCGGATCGTGGTGCACGCGGGCCCGGTGGCGACCCGGCCGCACACGTACTGGACGGTGGAGTCGACGGTACGGGCGGCGGGCCTGCGGACCGTGCCGTACCGCGCGACCGGCCGCCTCACCGGGTTCACGGCGGGCCCCGACCGCGCCTCGGAGGCGACGAAGGCGCCGCACGACTGGGGCTTCGTCCTCGCCTCCGCGTCCGGCGTCCCGGCCGCCGTGCTCCCGCCGGAGCTGGATCCCCTGGCCCGGCAGCGGCCCCGCGCGCCGCTGCCCCCCTCGACGCTGGTGCACCCGCGCTACACCGGATGA